Proteins co-encoded in one Coriobacterium glomerans PW2 genomic window:
- a CDS encoding sensor histidine kinase, with the protein MAALIPVGRPDSLSITRALAMVCALLLTGYFVFTLAIGSVGAIAVICCVLLCVVLVGVVLLGLNPDPLRSQYAQETLAIASDMLEDIKGGLNSESAETVCRHLLSETRASTIAVTDQRCVLACVGDLASDFPPGSPIHTATTHYVLDHGIVQSFTRVLDVLGEGGRHSRIPAGIIAPLMVRGHAVGTLKFYFRTPRLVNRTQYALVSGFAELLSTQLAIHELEIQEELTARAEVRALQAQINPHFLFNTLNTIASFTRTDPLRARELLREFSSFYRSTLDNSGSLIPVEREIAQTRRYLTFERARFGDDRIVATFDVEEGVQDAPVPAFVVQPLVENAVRHALTGDAPLHITVSIRSCADDAISIEVSDDGAGMDDETATRLFDVFSAAPDTSSPQGRGAGVAMRNISERIKRFYGPRSYANVASKLGQGTTVTLHLDLLESIFVQR; encoded by the coding sequence ATGGCCGCGCTCATCCCGGTGGGTCGGCCCGACTCGCTGTCCATCACGCGTGCGCTCGCCATGGTCTGCGCGCTGCTGCTTACCGGATATTTCGTTTTTACGCTGGCGATCGGCTCGGTGGGGGCGATCGCTGTCATCTGCTGCGTCTTGCTGTGCGTGGTGCTCGTGGGCGTGGTGCTGCTCGGTCTGAATCCCGATCCGCTGCGCTCGCAATACGCTCAGGAGACGCTGGCCATCGCCTCGGATATGCTCGAGGACATCAAGGGCGGTCTCAACTCAGAGAGCGCCGAGACCGTGTGCCGCCACCTGCTCTCGGAGACCCGCGCGAGCACGATAGCTGTAACCGATCAGCGCTGCGTGCTCGCCTGCGTAGGTGATCTCGCGAGCGATTTTCCGCCGGGATCGCCGATTCACACGGCGACGACGCACTACGTGCTCGACCACGGCATCGTCCAATCGTTTACCCGAGTGCTCGATGTTCTCGGAGAGGGGGGCAGGCACAGTCGGATACCGGCCGGCATCATCGCTCCTCTCATGGTCAGAGGTCATGCCGTCGGTACGCTCAAGTTCTATTTCAGAACGCCCCGTCTGGTGAACCGCACGCAGTACGCGCTCGTCTCCGGGTTCGCCGAGCTGCTCTCGACCCAGCTCGCGATCCATGAGCTCGAGATTCAAGAGGAGCTGACAGCGCGCGCCGAGGTTCGCGCGCTGCAGGCGCAGATCAATCCGCATTTTCTGTTCAACACGCTCAATACGATCGCGTCTTTCACGCGCACCGATCCCTTGCGGGCGCGCGAGCTGCTGCGAGAGTTCTCGTCGTTTTATCGATCCACGCTCGACAATTCCGGTTCGCTGATTCCCGTCGAGCGCGAGATCGCTCAGACCAGACGCTATCTCACGTTCGAGCGAGCGCGCTTCGGTGACGATCGCATCGTGGCGACATTCGATGTCGAGGAGGGGGTCCAAGACGCTCCGGTGCCCGCATTCGTGGTGCAGCCCCTTGTTGAAAACGCCGTTCGACACGCCCTCACCGGCGATGCTCCGCTTCACATAACCGTCTCGATTCGCTCATGCGCCGACGACGCCATCTCCATCGAGGTCTCCGATGACGGGGCCGGAATGGATGATGAGACGGCCACGCGTCTGTTCGATGTGTTCTCTGCCGCACCCGATACCAGCTCACCGCAGGGGCGCGGGGCCGGAGTAGCCATGCGCAACATCTCGGAGCGCATCAAGCGCTTCTACGGACCCCGCTCCTATGCAAACGTCGCGTCGAAACTCGGGCAGGGCACGACCGTGACGTTGCATCTTGATTTGCTGGAGAGTATCTTCGTTCAAAGGTAG
- a CDS encoding QueT transporter family protein produces the protein MSSKSIARAGVIAAAYAASTLVVMIFLGNLAWGPVQFRVSEVLCVLALFTPDAVVGLTLGCVIANVANIALSGTGALGMLDVVFGSAATLVGALVTWKLRRHPAVALLGPVIANACIVPAYLPILLQATGFYTIPFTSIALDGSWLFMYVFGLASTGAGEAVIMYVLGYPLSRSLSRTPYFKDMSPFHCK, from the coding sequence ATGTCATCGAAATCCATCGCCCGCGCGGGCGTCATCGCTGCGGCTTACGCGGCCTCGACGCTCGTGGTCATGATCTTTTTGGGTAACCTGGCTTGGGGGCCGGTGCAGTTTCGCGTCTCCGAGGTTCTATGCGTGCTCGCGTTGTTCACGCCGGACGCTGTCGTCGGCCTCACACTGGGTTGCGTCATCGCCAATGTCGCGAACATCGCTCTGTCCGGGACCGGTGCGCTGGGGATGCTCGATGTGGTGTTCGGGTCGGCGGCGACGCTTGTCGGCGCGCTCGTCACCTGGAAGCTGCGCCGGCACCCGGCGGTCGCGCTGCTCGGTCCGGTGATCGCCAACGCCTGCATCGTCCCCGCCTACCTGCCCATCCTTCTACAGGCGACTGGCTTCTACACCATACCGTTCACATCGATCGCGCTGGATGGATCGTGGTTGTTCATGTATGTCTTCGGGCTTGCGAGCACCGGTGCGGGGGAAGCGGTTATCATGTATGTTCTGGGGTATCCGTTGTCCCGCTCACTGTCCCGCACGCCTTATTTCAAGGATATGTCTCCTTTTCACTGCAAATAG
- a CDS encoding zinc dependent phospholipase C family protein — protein sequence MPALITHRLFGEESIDLLPEGTVVSEDERRAFLIANQGPDPFFFRFRSLHMRECAHLGTTMHASQVTRQLEVIREGVDHLRDDENRTGRAFALGMLSHYILDRTAHPFVYAEQHAIQDADDSLAALEHQVHAIIESDLDVLMLQLKRTGAPTDGLSPSGALETCEAADRVGGALLSYAAHRVYGIEIGGNEYAGAVRDMALVYRIIEPAGSGGERLVGAVESLHGGYSLLASLAHRMSEKPAAGTGNMDHLSWRNPFTEADSCESFPDVFDRALEDCADAMSAFIDGADMKTITGHLNYSGEPLGEPQRSSEGSERSDAGQTRAQ from the coding sequence ATGCCAGCTTTGATCACCCATCGTCTTTTCGGTGAGGAAAGCATCGATCTGCTGCCGGAGGGAACAGTCGTCTCCGAAGATGAGCGGCGCGCCTTTCTCATCGCGAACCAGGGACCCGATCCGTTCTTCTTCCGCTTCCGAAGTCTTCATATGCGCGAGTGCGCTCATCTCGGTACGACGATGCACGCGAGCCAGGTGACTCGTCAGCTCGAGGTGATCCGCGAGGGCGTCGACCATCTGAGGGACGACGAGAACAGGACGGGCCGGGCCTTCGCGCTCGGCATGCTCTCCCATTACATACTCGATCGCACAGCGCATCCTTTCGTCTATGCCGAGCAGCACGCCATACAGGATGCCGATGACAGTCTGGCGGCTCTTGAGCATCAGGTGCACGCTATCATAGAGAGTGATCTCGACGTGCTCATGTTGCAGCTCAAGCGAACAGGTGCGCCGACAGATGGTCTCTCGCCGTCTGGAGCGCTTGAGACATGCGAGGCCGCAGATCGGGTCGGGGGGGCTCTTTTGAGCTACGCGGCCCATAGGGTCTACGGCATCGAGATCGGTGGCAACGAATACGCCGGTGCCGTTCGGGACATGGCTTTGGTGTACCGCATCATCGAACCCGCGGGGTCCGGTGGCGAACGCCTCGTCGGTGCCGTTGAGTCTCTCCATGGCGGCTACTCGCTGCTCGCCTCCCTCGCACATCGCATGAGCGAGAAGCCCGCAGCGGGAACCGGCAATATGGATCATCTCAGCTGGAGAAACCCGTTCACCGAAGCGGATTCATGTGAGAGCTTTCCCGACGTGTTCGATCGCGCTCTCGAGGACTGCGCGGACGCGATGAGCGCATTCATCGACGGCGCGGACATGAAGACCATCACCGGCCATCTGAACTACTCTGGAGAGCCGCTCGGTGAGCCGCAGCGCAGCAGCGAGGGGAGCGAGCGAAGCGATGCCGGACAGACGAGGGCGCAGTGA
- a CDS encoding glycosyltransferase, with amino-acid sequence MKAAIVIPSYWADAASASIASCDYDHTIQLGEDASQLEACLASLDQVRGSFHVILLEVCAASATAEVAERIRTVALRHPALEVSVVTNLEASRIIEMVSNLVPGGTGECISLRGYGAIRNMGLAAAAVLGYDVVVFLDDDEVVLGPDFMDRALFALGQETRQRLPILAKTGYFLDRAGSPLADCGRRGPAHRWWTKRLEFNRWMRKALAGTRISRSNHVCGGCFAIHARAFTRVAFDPFITRGEDLDYLFNMRMQGLDVWFDNEWTVRHLPPRPTSTAPRFMQDVYRWYYEREKLACASRKKELLSVTAASLMPYPGPWISVELDQRVRKTAFRRALLTREHLAYWRIWRRGSAEATRYARENAESYLRFQSFWPLIMNRLWLNEELAGALRSA; translated from the coding sequence ATGAAAGCGGCAATAGTGATCCCGTCGTATTGGGCCGATGCTGCCAGCGCCTCGATCGCATCGTGCGACTACGATCACACGATTCAACTCGGCGAAGATGCCAGCCAGCTCGAGGCGTGCCTCGCGTCGCTTGATCAGGTGCGCGGCAGCTTTCACGTGATCCTGCTCGAGGTCTGCGCGGCGTCTGCGACAGCTGAGGTCGCCGAGCGCATCCGTACGGTAGCGCTCCGCCATCCCGCCCTCGAGGTGAGCGTTGTCACGAACCTTGAGGCGAGTCGCATCATCGAGATGGTTTCGAACCTGGTACCCGGGGGGACGGGGGAGTGCATCTCTCTGCGCGGCTACGGTGCGATTCGCAACATGGGCTTGGCGGCAGCCGCGGTGCTCGGCTATGACGTCGTCGTCTTTCTCGACGACGATGAAGTGGTTCTCGGTCCTGATTTCATGGACCGCGCTCTGTTCGCCCTCGGTCAGGAAACCCGTCAGCGTCTGCCTATTTTAGCGAAGACCGGCTACTTTCTTGATCGCGCAGGCTCGCCGCTGGCGGACTGCGGAAGGAGGGGCCCCGCTCATCGCTGGTGGACGAAGCGTCTCGAGTTCAACCGATGGATGCGCAAAGCGCTCGCCGGCACGCGCATCTCGCGGTCGAACCATGTGTGCGGGGGATGCTTCGCGATCCACGCGCGCGCATTCACCCGTGTCGCGTTCGATCCGTTCATCACGCGCGGAGAGGACTTGGACTATCTGTTCAATATGCGCATGCAAGGGCTCGATGTGTGGTTCGACAACGAGTGGACGGTCAGACATCTGCCTCCCCGCCCGACCTCGACGGCGCCCCGTTTCATGCAGGACGTGTATCGCTGGTACTACGAGCGCGAGAAGCTTGCCTGCGCGAGCAGGAAAAAGGAGCTCTTATCGGTGACGGCGGCATCGCTCATGCCCTATCCGGGCCCTTGGATCTCCGTGGAGCTGGACCAGCGCGTCCGCAAGACCGCGTTTCGCCGCGCCCTGCTCACAAGAGAGCATCTGGCATATTGGCGCATATGGCGGCGCGGAAGCGCGGAAGCGACGCGTTATGCTCGAGAAAATGCTGAGAGCTACCTGCGGTTCCAGAGCTTCTGGCCGTTGATCATGAACAGGCTTTGGCTCAACGAGGAGCTCGCCGGCGCTCTGAGGAGCGCGTGA